From the genome of Gemmatimonas phototrophica, one region includes:
- the rpoB gene encoding DNA-directed RNA polymerase subunit beta — MNQISFAKLETGMDMPHLLDIQTRAFESLLQLDAVSQEREDVGLERVFKDLFPITDVHENFSLEFVRYSLGEPKYSVAECIERDMTYSAPLKATLQLVIFEDTGDGKRPRNIIEKEVYLGELPLLTELGTFVINGAERVIVSQLHRSPGVVFEESTHPNGQRLLSSRIIPFRGSWVEFTVDIHDVIYVHIDKKKKFPATALLRAFGYGENRDILRLFFAERDLDLLKKRETRNDIREILGAIIAEDITLQGEITPEDAPKAKTKKAKAERERSESELLVREGDELTEEVLNRLVRQGIKTIKVFASYTQIDLRDEQDAIDRGEREVRRTLARDVIDADTGEVVAEKDTTLTDAVIKRIRKADIVKVFVFVASGRAESTLIKNTLAKDPTKHEEEALKQIYALLRPGDAPNRETAKQALERLFFSPKRYDLGRVGRYKINQRLRLNTSMSTTVLTKEDFVEIMRQLVELHEGRGDVDDIDQLGNRRIRSVGELIANQFSVGLSRMARLVKERMSINTDPEKISLDDLVNARTVSAVIQAFFGSSQLSQFMDQTNPLAELTHKRRLSALGPGGLTRERAGFEVRDVHYSQYGRMCPIETPEGPNIGLITSLACFARVNDLGFIETPYRIVKDGRVSGEIVWLDANREEDAIIAQANSKLNPDGTFVDALVLSRKRGDLPLEPPENIDFMDVAPEQLVSIAAALIPFLEHDDANRALMGSNMQRQAVPLLQPRTPLVGTGLEGTVAVDSGAVIIARRAGIVTSVTADEIIVDAGLIPGAVDTDRPLARLGQLDRYKLKKYWRTNQDTAINQRPLVKMGQQVAKGEVLADGAATEMGQLALGANVTVAFMPWYGHNFEDAIVLSERLVKFDVFSSIHIQELELHVRDTKRGQEEITREIPNVAEESLVDLDERGIVRIGAQVKPGDILVGKITPKGETELSPEEKLLTAIFGEKAKDVKDSSLKVPPGMEGTVIDVKIFSRVEDQVVEKDRGERIGEVRRLEGEEKIRVNEVRDAELATLLEGEVVALALKAGTVEESIAAGTTLTKEILEGLRFATLDLKTFRVEKKAANDRVREIIDAANEEKSRIEERAEERIDRILQPDELPPGVIQLVKVYLAEKRKISVGDKMAGRHGNKGIVARIVPEEDMPFMPNGRPVDIVLNPLGVPSRMNVGQILETHLGWAAKMLNFYAKTPVFEGANEREIGLLLKLAGLRWARETLVLGDAAHDGTSTEVRALLSDIKPDRRLPDKVELLADSTLNDLNAKGMSPETKALFAKVKAFVIGSARTLAEREIAAVEAAIAVHRSSEELPEHAEEAIKALEADAALSPSATMARIGQPALAALLAGEGDVDSAAQELIRLAGLTPTGKALLRDGRTGESFTSPVTVGEIYMLKLSHLVDDKIHARSIGPYSLVTQQPLAGKAQFGGQRFGEMEVWALEAYGAAHTLQEILTVKSDDVNGRSRVYEAIVKGQNLPEPGIPESFNVLVKELQALGIKVTLGASDGTGVELIDAGGNNGGNGGEV; from the coding sequence ATGAACCAGATCTCGTTCGCGAAGCTCGAGACGGGCATGGATATGCCCCACCTGCTGGACATCCAGACGCGCGCCTTTGAGTCGCTGCTGCAACTGGATGCCGTGTCGCAGGAGCGCGAGGACGTCGGCCTCGAACGCGTCTTCAAAGACCTGTTCCCGATCACGGATGTCCACGAGAATTTCTCGTTGGAATTCGTACGGTACAGCCTCGGTGAACCGAAATATTCGGTCGCCGAATGCATTGAGCGCGACATGACCTATTCCGCGCCGCTCAAGGCCACCCTCCAACTGGTCATCTTCGAGGATACCGGCGACGGCAAGCGTCCCCGGAACATCATCGAAAAAGAAGTCTATTTGGGCGAACTGCCGCTGCTCACCGAGCTCGGCACCTTCGTCATCAACGGTGCTGAGCGCGTCATCGTGTCGCAGCTCCACCGTTCGCCAGGCGTGGTGTTCGAAGAGAGCACGCACCCCAATGGCCAACGCCTCCTGTCGTCGCGGATCATTCCGTTCCGCGGGTCGTGGGTCGAGTTCACCGTGGACATCCACGATGTGATCTACGTCCACATCGACAAGAAGAAGAAATTCCCGGCCACCGCGCTCCTGCGCGCCTTTGGCTACGGGGAAAACCGCGACATCCTGCGGTTGTTCTTCGCCGAACGCGATCTCGACCTCCTCAAGAAGCGCGAAACCCGCAACGACATCCGTGAAATCCTCGGCGCCATTATCGCCGAAGACATCACGCTGCAGGGCGAAATCACGCCTGAGGATGCGCCCAAGGCCAAGACCAAGAAGGCCAAGGCCGAGCGCGAGCGCTCCGAGTCGGAACTGCTCGTGCGCGAAGGCGATGAGCTGACCGAAGAGGTGCTCAACCGCCTCGTCCGTCAGGGCATCAAGACCATCAAGGTCTTCGCCTCGTACACGCAGATCGACCTGCGCGACGAACAGGACGCCATCGATCGTGGCGAGCGCGAAGTGCGCCGTACGCTCGCCCGCGATGTCATCGATGCCGACACCGGCGAAGTCGTGGCCGAAAAGGACACGACGCTCACCGACGCCGTCATCAAGCGCATCCGCAAGGCCGACATCGTCAAGGTGTTCGTGTTCGTGGCCTCCGGCCGCGCCGAGTCCACGCTCATCAAGAACACGCTCGCCAAGGACCCCACGAAGCACGAAGAGGAAGCGCTCAAGCAGATCTATGCGCTCCTCCGTCCGGGCGATGCCCCCAACCGCGAAACGGCCAAACAGGCGCTCGAGCGGCTGTTCTTCTCGCCCAAGCGCTACGACCTCGGCCGCGTGGGTCGCTACAAGATCAACCAGCGTCTGCGCCTCAACACCTCCATGAGCACCACGGTCCTCACGAAGGAAGACTTCGTGGAGATCATGCGCCAGCTCGTCGAGCTGCACGAAGGCCGCGGCGATGTGGACGACATCGATCAGCTGGGCAATCGCCGTATCCGCTCGGTGGGTGAGCTGATCGCGAACCAGTTCTCCGTCGGTCTGTCGCGTATGGCGCGACTGGTCAAGGAGCGCATGTCCATCAACACCGATCCCGAGAAGATCTCCCTCGATGACCTCGTCAACGCCCGTACGGTGTCGGCGGTCATCCAGGCCTTCTTCGGCTCGTCGCAGCTGTCGCAGTTCATGGACCAGACCAATCCGCTCGCCGAACTGACGCACAAGCGTCGTTTGTCGGCGCTCGGACCGGGCGGCCTCACGCGTGAGCGTGCCGGCTTCGAAGTCCGTGACGTGCACTACTCGCAGTACGGCCGCATGTGCCCCATTGAGACGCCGGAAGGTCCGAACATCGGCCTCATCACGTCGCTCGCCTGCTTCGCCCGCGTGAACGATCTCGGCTTCATCGAGACGCCGTACCGCATCGTGAAGGATGGCCGAGTGTCTGGCGAAATCGTGTGGCTCGACGCGAACCGCGAAGAAGACGCGATCATCGCGCAGGCCAACTCGAAGCTCAACCCGGATGGCACGTTCGTCGACGCGCTGGTCCTCTCGCGTAAGCGTGGCGACCTCCCGCTCGAGCCGCCCGAGAACATCGACTTCATGGACGTGGCGCCGGAGCAGCTGGTCTCCATCGCCGCCGCGCTCATTCCGTTCCTCGAACACGACGACGCCAACCGCGCCCTCATGGGCTCGAACATGCAGCGTCAGGCTGTGCCGCTCCTGCAGCCGCGCACGCCGCTGGTGGGTACGGGACTCGAAGGGACGGTCGCCGTCGACTCGGGTGCCGTGATCATCGCGCGCCGCGCCGGTATCGTCACGAGTGTCACCGCCGATGAGATCATCGTCGACGCCGGGCTCATTCCGGGCGCCGTCGATACCGATCGCCCGCTGGCGCGCCTCGGCCAGCTGGACCGGTACAAGCTCAAGAAGTACTGGCGTACCAATCAGGACACGGCCATCAACCAGCGTCCGCTGGTGAAGATGGGGCAGCAGGTCGCCAAGGGCGAAGTGCTCGCCGATGGCGCCGCCACCGAAATGGGCCAGCTGGCCCTCGGCGCCAACGTCACCGTGGCCTTCATGCCCTGGTACGGCCACAACTTCGAAGACGCCATCGTGCTCTCCGAGCGCCTGGTGAAGTTCGACGTGTTCTCGTCGATTCACATCCAGGAACTCGAACTGCACGTGCGTGACACGAAGCGCGGGCAGGAAGAAATCACGCGCGAAATTCCGAACGTCGCCGAAGAGTCGCTGGTGGACCTCGACGAGCGGGGCATCGTGCGTATCGGTGCGCAGGTGAAGCCGGGCGACATCCTGGTCGGCAAGATCACGCCGAAGGGTGAAACCGAGCTCTCGCCGGAAGAGAAGCTCCTCACGGCCATCTTCGGTGAAAAGGCGAAGGACGTGAAGGATTCGTCGCTGAAGGTGCCGCCCGGAATGGAAGGCACGGTCATCGACGTGAAGATCTTCTCGCGCGTCGAAGATCAGGTGGTCGAAAAGGATCGTGGTGAGCGCATCGGTGAAGTGCGTCGTCTCGAGGGCGAGGAGAAGATCCGCGTCAACGAAGTGCGCGACGCCGAGCTGGCCACGTTGCTGGAAGGCGAAGTGGTGGCGCTGGCGCTCAAGGCGGGCACGGTTGAGGAGTCCATTGCGGCCGGCACGACGCTCACGAAGGAGATCCTCGAAGGACTCCGCTTCGCGACGCTCGACCTGAAGACGTTCCGCGTGGAGAAGAAGGCGGCCAACGATCGCGTGCGTGAGATCATCGACGCCGCGAACGAAGAGAAGAGCCGGATTGAAGAGCGGGCGGAAGAGCGTATCGACCGCATCCTGCAGCCCGATGAGCTCCCGCCGGGCGTGATCCAGCTGGTGAAGGTCTACCTCGCCGAGAAGCGCAAGATCTCGGTCGGTGACAAGATGGCCGGCCGTCACGGTAACAAGGGTATCGTGGCGCGTATCGTCCCCGAAGAAGACATGCCGTTCATGCCGAACGGTCGTCCGGTGGACATCGTGCTCAACCCGCTCGGTGTGCCGTCACGTATGAACGTGGGGCAGATTCTCGAAACCCACCTTGGGTGGGCGGCGAAGATGCTCAACTTCTACGCCAAGACGCCGGTGTTCGAAGGGGCCAACGAGCGCGAAATCGGCCTGCTGCTCAAGCTGGCCGGCCTGCGCTGGGCGCGCGAAACGCTGGTGCTCGGCGATGCCGCGCACGATGGCACGTCCACGGAAGTCCGCGCGCTGCTCTCCGACATCAAGCCGGATCGTCGCCTGCCGGACAAGGTGGAACTGCTCGCCGACTCCACGCTGAACGATCTGAACGCGAAGGGCATGAGCCCGGAAACCAAGGCGCTGTTTGCCAAGGTCAAGGCGTTCGTGATTGGCTCGGCGCGTACGCTGGCCGAGCGCGAGATCGCCGCGGTGGAAGCCGCGATTGCCGTGCACCGCTCCAGCGAGGAACTGCCGGAGCACGCCGAGGAAGCCATCAAGGCGCTCGAGGCGGACGCGGCGCTGTCGCCGTCGGCCACGATGGCCCGCATTGGTCAGCCGGCGCTCGCCGCACTGCTGGCCGGCGAAGGCGATGTGGATTCGGCCGCACAGGAACTCATTCGTCTCGCCGGCCTGACCCCCACGGGCAAGGCGCTGCTGCGCGACGGACGGACGGGCGAGTCGTTCACCTCACCGGTCACGGTGGGTGAGATCTACATGCTCAAGCTGTCGCACTTGGTCGATGACAAGATTCACGCGCGCTCCATTGGACCGTACTCGCTCGTGACGCAGCAGCCGCTGGCGGGCAAGGCGCAGTTCGGTGGACAGCGCTTCGGAGAAATGGAAGTGTGGGCGCTGGAAGCGTATGGCGCAGCGCACACACTCCAGGAAATCCTCACGGTGAAGTCGGACGACGTGAACGGCCGCAGCCGTGTCTACGAGGCCATCGTGAAGGGGCAGAACTTGCCCGAACCGGGTATCCCGGAGTCGTTCAACGTGCTCGTGAAGGAACTGCAGGCGCTCGGCATCAAGGTCACGCTCGGCGCCAGCGATGGCACCGGTGTCGAACTGATCGACGCTGGCGGGAACAACGGTGGTAACGGCGGAGAGGTATAA